ATATATCGAAACGGAAAAGAAAAAAAAGAAGTCCAGTTTCGAACACGACCTTGGTGTTTTAACTCAATATGATATTCAGCAGTATCGGATCCGCTATATTCTGGCTAAACTTACCCAATCCTTGGACGAAAAAGCCTGGGGATCAAGTCCTGCATTAATTAGTCTGGATGCCTATCTCCATAAAGGTGTAGATATTGAACATATCTTGCCCCAAAACCCATCAGCAATGGTAAAATCATCCTTTGATCTACCCGATCAATACCAAAGTTATATCGGTCGGCTGGGTAATCTAACATTGCTGGAAAAATCCATTAATGCCTCTGTATCCAACGGTTTATATCAGGAAAAAAGAAAGTCCTATGAAAAGAGTCATTTTGTATTAACCCAAGCCATATCTAAAAAGCCCCAAATTGGTATTAACACTCAAATCAATCGAGCTGTTTGCATACTGCGCTCTTATGACCAATGGACTTCAAAAGATATTGAAGATCGCCAAAAATTACTGGTAGAATTGGCTTTGAATGCTTGGGATATGTAGTGATAGGAGATTTGCCAATGGACAACTATAAGAATGATGAAAACACCAATGAACTAACCACTAATGAACAAACCGCTCCTCACTGGGAAGAAGAAAGTATGCCAGAAACAGAAAAGAAAAAAAGTATTTTATCAAAGCTAGGTATTGTTGGCATTTTACTTGCTGCTTTAAAATTTGGCAAGCTGGCAACCCTAGGCAAGTTTCTCTTAGCTGCTTTAAAGGCATCAAAGTTTGCTGGTACAATAATTAGCATGGCTTTAACCATTGTGATTTACGCTCAAGTATATGGCTGGTTTTTTGCCATTGGTTTTGTGGCATCGATTTTTGTGCATGAAATGGGTCACTATATAACCAGCAAAAAAATTGGTATGAATGTAACAGCACCCATGTTCATACCGTTCATAGGTGCATTTATTGGCATGAAAGAAGCACCCCGGAGTGTTAAGGAAGAGGCCCTCTCAGCCCTGGGCGGGCCGTTAGCCGGGGCCTTTGCCACGCTGATTTGTCTGACCTTCTATTATTTAACTAAAACTCCCTATTGGGTAGGCTTGGCCTATGTAAGTGCCTTCCTAAACCTTTTTAACCTATTACCCTTTGGTCCTCTGGATGGCGGCAGAATTACAAAGGCGTTATCCCCGATGATTTGGGTCATAGGATTAGTCCTAACCATTGTTTTAATTATAAAATTAAAGTCGTTTATACTGGTTTTGGTTTTAATTGTAGGCATTGTTGAAGTGGTATCCATGATAAGAAATAAATCCGAAACTGCTAAATACCTTGAAGTTGATCCAGGGTTTCGTCTAAAGATAGGCCTTTCATATATGGGGTTATTAGTGATCTTAGCCATTTTTATGATGTATTCCTTTGATATTTCTCAAGAATTTATAAAATCCCATTAAGGGGTAGCTTTCATATCTACTCAGAGGATGGTAATAAGGAGGAGGTTTCTATGAATAGGGTTTTTCAAATACAGTGCACAATGTTAAAGAAAATTGCAGAATTTGAGGGTGACACAGCCCAAAGGGATCTGCCCTTGGACTGGGAAAGGATCCATCTGGTCAGTTGTGCAAAAATAGGTCAGATTCTTGCTATAAAACGTGGGGTTGATTTGGAGATGGCTGCCATAGCTTGTTCAATACACGACTATGGCCGCATTATAACAGGAAAACAAAATAACCATGCCGCTGCGGGTTATGAACCCTTAAAAGAATTTTTAGCGAAGTGTGGTTTTTTTACCCCGCACGAAATAGAAATACTGGCAGTGGCTGCAAAGAATCATAGCAGCAAAAAAGAAGTAGGAAGTCCTTTAGAAGAAATAGTAAAAGATGCCGACGTCCTGGACTGTTATCAATACAATATGCCCATAGAAAGAGAAGAGCAAAAGAAACGTCTGGAAAATATCCTCCAGGAAATTAAACTTTGATCGAAAAACTAACAAAGATATTTTTTCTACAGTTGGTTATGGTGACCAACTGTTTTATTTTCAAACCAAGGGGTACCGCCAAAAAATGTTGATTTCGTAGGGCTTCTCCTATATTTAATCCCGGTGAATCTTGAGATTTTAGATTATAAAAGGGGTACCGCCAACATTTCCGACAAAACCCACTCTAAGGAACCCACTTGAAAATAATCAATGATTATACCCACGCTAAGAATTGAGGAGTTATACAAAATAACTCCTCTTATTTTTGTATAAATTTTGTGCAACATAAAATAAATTATGTTGTGCTTAATCAATTAATTAGGTATTATTTTACTATCAAGTGCAACATAATTTACCAGACAATAAAGAGCTGAGAAAAAGGGTTGAAATGAATGTCAGGAATTGAAGAGTTCAAAAGTTATTTATTAAACCAGGATAAAAGCATAAATACTATAAAGTCTTATGTCAGCCATGTTGAAGACTATTCAAGGTGGTTTCAAGAAAGCTTTGGCATAAGCTTTACAAAACTATACCGTGAAAACATACTTGATTTTAAAAGCTATTTACTAAATATTAAAAATCTAAATGCAAAAAGCATTAACGCAAAACTTGCAGCTCTCATGAAATTAAATGAATTTATTTTAAGCAAAAATATACAAGAAGATATAGTTGTGTTTAAAACGGATTATATAAAAGTACAAACGGAATATGCCAGTCCAGCAATAATTACAAGGCAGGATGTAGAATCGTTTCGTCAAACGATACTTGAAAATGAAAGCAAAAGAGACTATGCCATAGTTACACTCCTTGCCTATTCCGGAATGCGTATCTCGGAGGCGGTAAATTTAAAGCTCTCCGATGTAAACCTTACGGCCAGAGAAATAGTAGTCCGTTACGGCAAAGGGAAAAAGCAGAGACTGGTTATTATTAATGACAAGGTAGTAAACGCTATAAAAACTTACTTAAGTGAACGGACAAAGTTGAGAAACAGAGACAGCGAATACCTTTTTGTAAGCAGGGAATCCTGCCGGATCAGCAGAACAAGGATAAACCATATATTTAACGGTTACAGCGATAAAATTACACCGCATATGTTACGACACTTCTTCTGTTCTTATGCTCTTGAAAAAGGCTGGTCGGTGCATGAAGTTGCAGGACAGGCCGGTCATGCGAATATTCATACCACGCTAATTTACACCAACCCATCTATGGAAGAAATGAAAAGAAAATCAAACTTACTGTAAAGGGTTTGAAGAAAATTGGCTTCTCCAGAAATATTATTAACTGAAGAACAAAGGCTTGAGTTCACACAAATATCACCGGATATAAGCGAGTGGGAAATAGCAAAGTATTATACCTTTACGGATTATGATTTGGAAATCATTAACCGGCACCGTAGAGACTATAATAGGCTCGGCTTTGCTGTACAATTGGCACATTTACGTTATCCCGGCTGGACCTTTAGCAATAATGGGGAAATTCCTAGTAGAGTTTTGTCCTATATTTCAGAACAGGTAATTGTTGATCCAAAAGCACTCCAATTATATGCCCAGAGGGAAAACACCAGGCTTGAGTACCTTCAGGAAATTCGTGAAATTTATAAATACCGAAACTTCTCCGAAAATGAGCTTGAATATGTTAAGCAACTTTTGCTTGTTAGTGCTATGGAAAACGACAATGCTATATATTTAGTGCGAATAGCTGTAGAAGAACTAAGTAAGAAAAAAATTATTCTTCCTGGAATAACAACTCTTGAAAAGATAACTATTGAAGCAAGAACCGAAGCATACAATAGGGTTATCAAAATAGTGAATGAATCAATTACTCCTGAACAAAAAACAAAACTGGACGAATTTATTGAATCCCCATTTGAGAATAATAAAACCGTTCTGGCATGGCTCAAAGAAGACCCACACTACCCATCACCAAAGGAATTTATAAAAGTTGTTGACCGCCTTAATAAAATAAGGGAACTTAATCTTAATATCAATATTGCAGAAATACACCCCAACAGGGTGCGTCAGCTTTCAAGACTTGGCTCAAAATATGAACCTCATTCCTTCCGACGTTTCGATGAGGACAAGAGGTACGCTATGTTGGCCCTGTACATTTATGACCTTTCCCAAACCTTGGTGGACCGGGCTATTGAAATCAATGATAGACTAATAAATGAATTTCTGTCAAAGGGACGTAAGAAGCAAGAGGAAATACAAAAGCAAAATGGAAAAGCCTTGAATGAAAAGGTCGTTCACTATGTAAATTTGGTAAAGGCATTAGTAAAAGCCCGAACCGAAGGGCTAGACCCCTACAAGACTATCGAGTCATATGTAATGCCATGGAATAAACTTTTGACATCAGGTGAAGAAGCAGATAAATTAGCAAGGCCCATTGATTATGATTATCTTGACTTGTTAGATAATAGATATAATTACCTCCGTAAGTATACACCGAAATTACTGGAATTTATTGAATTCGGCTCTAGTAATAGTTCACTCAAATCTTTAATTGAAGCCATAAACACTATTAATAAAATGAACCAGAATAATAAAAAAAGTGTTCCTGATGACGCTCCATTTTCCTTTATCCCAAACCGTTGGAATAAAAACGTTTTCGAAAAGGATGGCTCAATTAACCGCCATTATTATGAAATGGCTGCACTAACAGAGTTAAGAAACCGTATACGTTCAGGAGATGTATCAGTAGTAGGAAGCCGTAATTATAAAGATTTTGATGACTATTTAATACCAAAAAGCGAATGGGAGGCTACAAAGCTTACCGAATCGAAACTGGCAGTCAACTTGTCTGTTGACGAGTATATGAAGGAACGGGTTGAGAGCTTAATTAGGAGACTGGATTGGGTATCAAAGAATGTTGGAAAGTTATCTGGTGTAAGACTGGAAAATGGAAATATTCATGTTGATAAACTTGAAAAAGATGTCCCTGATGAGGCGAATGAATTAAGCAGAGAGCTTTATGGCCTCCTTCCTAGAATTAAGCTGCCCGAACTGTTAATCGAAGTATCAAACTGGACAGGCTTTGACAGACATTTTATTCATGCCTCAACGAGAAACCCACCAAAGAACGAAGAAAAACCATAGTGATGGCTACCTTAATGGCCATGGGAACCAACATAGGGCTAGTAAAAATGGCCGACTCAACACCTGGTATAACATATCGGCAGATGGCTAATGCCGCACAATGGCGAATGTATGACGATGCGTTGAAAAAGGTCCAGGCAGTTTTAGTAAATTATCAGCACAAACTTTTGCTTGCGTCATACTGGGGGGATGGCACAACATCTTCATCAGACGGAATGCGTGTCCAGGTAGGAGTATCTTCTATGCACGCAGAACACAATCCTCATTATGGTTCAGGCAAAGGCACCACAATGTACCGGTTTGTTTCAGACCAGTTTTCTTCGTACTATGACAAAGTAATTAATACAAATGACAGGGATGCAATCCATATAGTTGATGGTTTACTTGGACATGAAACGGAACTTAGCATAGAGCAGCATTCTACTGATACCGCCGGATATACAGATTTGGTATTTGGTTTGACTCATTTGCTAGGTTTTCGGTTTGCACCTAGGATAAGGGATTTATCTGATCTAAAACTGTACGCACTTACAAAGCTCTGCGATTATCCAAAGCTTGAAGACGTCTTACAGGGCCGTATAAGTATTAAAAAAATAAAAGAAAACTATGATGATGTTTTACGATTAGCCCATTCCATACAAAAAGGTAAAGTAACCGCATCATTAATTATGAGCAAGCTCGGTTCCTATGCCAGGCAAAATGCACTGGCAACAGCCCTCCGGGAAATGGGCCGTATTGAAAAAACCATCTTTATTCTTGATTATATTTCCAGTGAAGATATGCGTCGTAAAATACACCGCATATTGAACAAAGGGGAATTGATGAATTCTCTGGCCAGGGCTGTATTTTTTGCAAAGCGTGGAGAAATGCGGGAACGAGACCTGCAGGACCAACTTCAACGGACAAGTGCGTTAAGTATAATAATGAACTCTGTAAGTGTCTGGAATACTACATACCTTGAAAAAGCTATAGAATACCTGAAATCCAAAAAGCAATTTGATGATAGTCTTTTAAGGCATATATCTCCATTGGGATGGGAACACATTAATTTTATAGGGGATTATTACTTCAATGCTAAGAATGTACCTGAGCAAAACACATTAAGACCACTTAATGTAAATCCTAATTAGTAATTAACCTTGAGGGGAGGGGCTTTACAATGTTATGGAAAGAGGTAAAAAACATATATCCTAATCAATGGGTGATTATTGAAGCTATTGAAGCTCATACAGAAGAGAATAAAAGGATCGTAGATCAAATAACAGTAGTAGACAATTTCCAGGACGATAATAACAAGGCTTTACTGAAATATTTACAATTGCACCGAAAGCATAGGGAAAGAGAACTATACGTTGTCCATACTTCACGTCCCGAATTAGATATTATCGAACAAAAATGGATTGGGGTGCGGGCCGACGTATGAATTTAAAACTAAAATACGGGCTGCCTTTCACTACTGTTGTACTGACTCACAAAGGAAAATCGCTTAGTTTTGATAATTTCTTGATAGATACTGGCTCTGCATCTACGATCATTGCTGCTGAAATTGCTGTGGAATTAGGTTTGGGTCCAGAACCATTGGATGTTATCAGAAAAATTCGCGGTGTTGGTGGAACAGAATATGTATATGAGAAGCATATAAGTAAAATCCAGTTAGGTACTAAAAAACTGACCCAATTTAAAATACAAATTGGTGACATGGACTATGGATTTGAGATTGACGGAATACTGGGAATGGATTATTTAATGAAATCTAAAGTTGTTATAGATTTGGAAAACATGATACTTGTGTAAGCTACGCTTATTAAGCCAATCGTTAATCAATTTCTAATTGCTGTGGGCCTGAGCGCAAATGGTGTTGTTTGATGCAAAAGCAGCCCACAGCCAAACACCGGGGAGTGAGGGCAGAATCTATATTTCTGCTACGTATGGCTAATTTTTGTAGGAGTAAAACATAGGTGGCCCATCTGGAGGCCAGTCGGGATATCTTAAAATACTAATAAGACGTTTATCATTGGATTAAGTGAGGACCCAAATGATCTAAGTAATAATGCTGGATTTACAATAACTGGGGAGTGTAAATAATTCTGTGTAAATGGCTTTTTATTAAATTGTTTGCCTAGGATTATTTTTCCAGTAAATGGTGATAATATTCATGGCTCTTGCCTAACTGGAGGATAGGGCACTGCTGGAGAGCAACCTGAGCGCCAATTAGGTTTCTGCCGAGAGTAGGGGTAACTTTAGGGTTGCCCCTTTAATATTTACCCTACTCTTGGGAGAACTAAAGCGGTAAACTCTGGGGCGAAGCCCCAATTTATTATCCAACGTCTCTTTGGTCAAGGCGATCACCAAAAAATATCAAAAACTGGGATATGCATTCTCGCCATTCCCTTAAAGGCATGGTCCATTTCTTAGATGCATCAAGTGTGGCGAGATAGAGCATTTTTACTAATGCCTCATCCGAAGGATAGGCTGTTTTTGTTTTAGTTACTTTCCTTAGTTGCCGGTGGTAACCTTCAATAACATTAGTTGTATATATCATTCTACGTATTCCCCGGGGATACTGAAAATACGTGGTTAACTCAACCCAATTGTTTTCCCAAGATTTAATTACTACGGGATATTTACTACCCCACTTTTCTTTGAACTCCTCAAAGGCAAACTCTGCCTCTTCTATGGTTAATGCCTGATAAACTTTCTTTAAATCTTTCATTAGCTCCTTTCGATACTTGTAAGGTACATATTTAAGGGAATTGCGTATTTGATGTATCACACAGAGTTGAATTTGTGTTTTTGGGAAAGCAGTATTGATAGCCTCAGAAAAGCCGGAAAGCCCGTCTTTACAAGCAATAAGAATATCTTCTACACCACGGCTTTTAAGGTCGTTGCACACACCCAGCCAGAACTTAGAACTCTCATGTTCACCGACCCAAATGCCCAATATTTCCTTATGTCCATCCATAGTGATGCCTAAAACACTATAGGCAGCTTTATTAATTATCCTGTTGTCCTGGCGCACCTTGAAGTGAATAGCATCTAAGAACACGATTGGATATACCCTATCTAAGGGTCTAGACTGCCACTCTATTACCATTGGCATGATTTTGTCGGTAATTCTGCTAACCATAGTTGGTGAAACATCGATACCATAAATATCACGCATATGGTCTTCAATATCCCTAGTAGACATCCCTTTGCCATACATTGCGATAACCTGATCTTCCAACTGATTGGAGGTTGTTTGGTATTTCTTTAGAATTTGAGGTTCAAACTCCCCGTTACGATCCCGGGGAATCTCAAGTTCTGTTTTACCGAACGTAGTCTTAACATTCTTTTTACTGTAACCATTACGATTATTACCACTGTTTATACCAGCAGTATCATGCTTTTCATAACCCAGATGTTCGTCCATCTCCGCTTCAAATACTTCTTGTAGTGTGTCCTTAAATAGGTCCCTAAGTTTCTCCTGAACATCTTCAACTGTACGACAACCTTTTGCTAGTTCCTTAATAAAAGACGAGTTTTGCATAAATGATAACCTCCCTTAGTGGTAAGTATTACCATTTACACAAAACTCGTTACGTTCTCAATAACTGTTTTAAATAAGAATAAGATTAAACTAGATGAACCTATGAAAATACTAGGGTCTTCTTTTTAACTATTTCAACCATTCGTAAGATTACATTTCCATGAATCTTCTTTAAGTAATCCTCTCTCAACTCAACTTATTATTGTTTATTGAAATAATGTAAAACCATGTCAAATAATGTTATTATTTTGCGATATTTTTATGAAACCAATAATCCTCCTTTTGTATCTTAGATATAGCAGTTAATTTTTTAACTGCGGAAGGAGGTAATGTTCTATGAGTAGATGCAATTAAGTAAGTGGTTTGAATAGGTACCTATGGAAAGCCTGCCAGCCAATCCAAGTAAACCTATTAAACCACTTATAGTTTTATTCCCTATTTTTTGGTTCCACTTTATTAAATTCAGGAGGAGAGAGTAGATAATGTTAAACAAAAAGATAATAAGTATTTTTATTATGCTACTAATATGTTCCCTGTCATTTGGTAGTATGGCTTTTGCTGCTGAAGATCAAGGTATAGTCACTGACAATCAAACTCAAGTTGACAAGGTAAAGGCAGAGAAGTATAAGGAAATTTCTAAAAAATATAAATTAGAACGTGTACAAAAAGCCCCTGACAAAGTAATTCCTGTTAAAGTAAATAGCCCAGAAGAGTTAGAATCACTTCTTCAATCTGCAAGTAAGATTAAGATTGAAAGGGTACCTGTTTCTAATAACGAAAGTACAGTTTCTGGGACCCAAAGCATAGTATCACCAAGTTCCACATATACAACATATACCACTGATTCCTACAAAGTTGGTATTGCTGGTTATGTATATTTAAAAGCAAGAGTTGAAAAAGGTACTAGCACTATCTTAAGTGTTTCTCCTTACACTAGTTTCACTGGTTTTACTTGGGGATTTGATTGGGATGAATACAACATCGGCTCATCTATCGTATCCGGTGGTAAGGATTTTGAGTCTTGGGCTTCTGGTGGCTTAGAATATTACTTACTAGTTGATAATGATCTAATGAGGTACTATATTCAAGAAATAGACTTAGAAGGTTATACAACAGTATTCCATTAAAATTAATGTATGAGCTGCAAGTGAAAAACTTGTAGCTCATTTGTATTAAAATATTCTGGGATTCCGTTTTATAATGTAAAATATAGGAATATAATAAATTTTATAGGTGGTGAAATCATGGGATTTAATATTACTTTATTAGCTCAGCTACTTAATTTTGTAGTTCTGTTTTTGGTTATATACCTTATATATAAATTGTTTAGATACTGGATCAATAACATTAATTGTGCTAATAATCAAAGAAAAGAAATCATTAAAAAACTTGACGATATAACGGAAAGCAATAATAGGATATTAGAGTTGCTTAAAAATAATGATAATAACATCAAAAGCTAAGGTATATTTGTTGAAAATAATAAAAATTTCTGAAACCAAAAAGCTACCTTCTTAATCTAGATACTGATAAAAAAATTAAGGAGCATTCCTGTAAGGAAATAAAATGGTCTTTGTAAAAGAAAAGCACCTCCTGTAATATACTGGGTGTCGAGCTATCTAGGCGACCGACCCCTAATTTAATCACACAGGAGGTACTTCAAAATGAATTATAAACAAAAACAAAGAATTGAGCAACTCACTGAATCAACTTTAATTATTGGAGCCGATATTGCCAAATCTAAACACGTGGCACGTGCCCAGGATTTTAGGGGTATCGAGTTGGGGAAACGCTTGGTCTTTGACAACACTAGGGCGGGCTTAACCAAGCTGATGCATTGGATTAGAACCTTGATGGTAGAGCACGGTAAGGATCATGCTCTGGTAGGTATCGAACCCACAGGACACTACTGGTTACCAATGGCTGAGTTTTTGCGCAAAGAAGGTGTACCAGTTGTAGTTGTAAATCCGTTGCATGTTAAGAGAAGCAAGGAATTAGATGATAACTCGCCCACAAAGAACGACATCAAAGATGCAAGGGTAATTGCCCAATTAGTAAAAGATGGCCGTTACTCAGAACCCAACTTACCCACAGGTGTCTATGCGGAACTGCGGGTGGGAATGGTTCAAAGGGACCGTCTTAATCAAGACCTTAACCGAGTAAAAGGTAGAATCCACAACTGGCTTGACCGGTACTTCCCCGAGTACACAAGTGTTTTCAAAGATTGGGAAGGCAAAGCATCCTTGATGATATTAAATACTTGTCCACTCCCCCGGGAAGTCATCAAAACAGGCACAGAGGCAATTGTAACCCTGTGGAAAACTGAGATTAAACGGGCAGTTGGTATAAAAAGAGCTAACAAACTAATGCAGGTTGCTAGAGAATCCATCGGACTATCCACAGGGATAGAGTTTGCCCGTCATGAAATAAGGATGCTACTTGAACAATATGACATCCTGTGCAAACAGATGGAAATCCTGATGGAAGCAGTTCAAGAGTTACTGCAACAAATACCTGGAAGCACAGAAATGATGACCATTCCAGGAGTCGGTTTGGTTACAGTAGCCGGATTTCTTGCAGAAGTAGGCGACTTAAAAGGATATGAACATGGGCAACAAATCATAAAGTTGGCGGGCCTAAACCTAAAAGAGAACAGTTCTGGTAAACACAAGGGACAATCACGAATCAGTAAACGGGGGCGCCCCCGGCTGCGGGCCTTGTTATTTAAGACTGTGTTAGTCATGGTTGCAAAAAACCGAGAGTTTAAGGCCATCCACCAATATTTAATAACAAGGCATGGAAATCCCTTAAAGAAAAAGCAATCCATAGTTGCCCTCTGTGGAAAATTGATTCGTATTTTGTTCACCATAGGCAGTAAACAAACTCCATATGACGCGGAGCAAGTATTAGGCGTTGTTCGCCAAGTTCAATTACAGGAAGCTGCTTAAGAGGCTTTTAAATACTAACACTTATTCACAATGAATTGAACAGACAGACGAAGCACGGAGAAGCCGGGAACTAAATTTTCCATACGGGCATGACCCAGCAAAGGAGCAACCCTGGCCTCCACCCCTTGAGAGGTAGAACGAAGGAATGTAAGGGCCAATTATTGGACCCCATGAGACGTGGGAGGTAAACCACAAGGGTATATGTGGAGATCCAATGTGCAGCCATAATCTGTAAAATTAGGCGTAGCCTTTGATTGGCTACACCCCCACCAACCATATAATGTAATTTATTTAAAATTATTCCTTTGAACCTTGTTTGTATGTGCTTGAAATTGTAAGAATGAGTGAGTAAATGAAAGAAAAATTTATTTTATTGAGGGAGGTGGTTTTTATGTTCAAAAGAATCAAATCGTTTGCAATTCTACTGGTAGGGTTAATGATCCTTTCAATAGGACAACCCGTAATGGCTAATGAGGGCGGGAGTAATATAGGGGTTGTAAACCCAATGGCTTATCAATACCTATTTGACTGTTCCTCTCTGTACACATTAAATGGTACTAGCATCGGTGTTTCAGGCACCACTCAGACCTATACCAATGTAAGTAAAATTACCACTACAGTCTATCTAGAGAAGAAGACTTCTAGTGGGTGGTCTGTAGTAAAGAGTTGGACAAGTAGTACAAATAGTTCCTCTTACTCAAGCACCAGCGGTAGCTATATAGGAATACCTGGTACAACATATAGGGTAAGATCTTTACACATAGCAAGCAACGGCGGTTTAACTGAAACTAATTCTTCTTACACCAGTTCCTTTACTGTAGATTAACCCTTCTTAAAGAAGTGGCCAGAATAAATAGGTTTTCTTGGTTTAATGGGCCTGTTATGGTAACAAAAACATCTCTGTCAACCCAGCATAGCTGTTTTTTACCATCCTTAAAAGTTAATAAATTTGCATTCTGTCCCTTGACATTAACTTTTTCTAATACTGCATCCTCTGTATCGTAGGATGTTGCCTGATTAAAGTCACCAATTATATTAATCTCGCTGATATTTACCAGCTCAGAATTTGTGGTTTTTAAAAATAACATAACTTTAGTAGAATCCCCGACCTTTTGAGTCATGGCTTTTTCAAGATTATACTGGCCAGTAAGGTCTGCTGGTAGCAAAACTTCATAGGGTACTTCTTTTAAGGCTTGGGCAACCTCTGGTTTCAGAGAGTTCTCCAAGTCTTTTTCTTTTTCCTGTGTACTAAAGGATATCTGGGCAGTCTGTACTTTGCCGGCAACAAAAGATTTGATAGTCTCTAAAAACTTTAAATTTAATGCGGTTCCTTCTTTTGGCAGGAAACAAAGTCCAGCTACCAGAAGAAAAACTAATGAACAAGCTATACCTGTCCATTTAGAGGTGAATTTAGGCTTAGAGTTATACTTATTGTTAAACTTTTCCCAGGCTAAATCCATATCCACGTCAGTTTCTTTTTGGGCTCGTTCCTTAAGAGATTTTTTAATTAGTTCATCAATGGAAGTATATTTATGTTCACTCAACCTTCAACCCACCTTCCGAGGTACCTATTACGTACCCTTCTTTAACTAAATGGTTTTTGATAAGAATCCTAGCTCTATATAATAGTGTTTTAACCGTTCCCTCTGGTTTTTGAATCAAAATAGAGATATCCTTTACCTTCATTTCCTGATAGTAATAAAGATGAATTATCTGTTTCATAACGGGGTCTAGAGTATCTATTGCTTTATTTACCGCAGAAATAGTATCCTTCGAACTTACCACATATTCCGGAGACTTTTCTATAGAGTCAACAATTGGGCCAATTAGCTCTATACTAACCACTTTTTTATATTTATTTAATATACTATTTACATTATTTATTGTGATTTTCTTTATCCACGCCTCAATTTTTTCTGGATCTCTTAGTTGGTCTATGTTTTGAATTGCCTTATAGATTGCTTCTTGTGCCGCCTCCTCAGAAATTGCGGCATCACCACAATAAAAATAAGCGGCTTGGAAGGCAGGCTCATAATACAATTCAAAAATTAATTTACTAAATTCCTTATTCACCTTTTTTTATTGCCTAAAATCTTATTAAATATTGACATAATAGCCCCCTGAGAGGTTT
This genomic interval from Desulforamulus reducens MI-1 contains the following:
- a CDS encoding DUF4158 domain-containing protein codes for the protein MASPEILLTEEQRLEFTQISPDISEWEIAKYYTFTDYDLEIINRHRRDYNRLGFAVQLAHLRYPGWTFSNNGEIPSRVLSYISEQVIVDPKALQLYAQRENTRLEYLQEIREIYKYRNFSENELEYVKQLLLVSAMENDNAIYLVRIAVEELSKKKIILPGITTLEKITIEARTEAYNRVIKIVNESITPEQKTKLDEFIESPFENNKTVLAWLKEDPHYPSPKEFIKVVDRLNKIRELNLNINIAEIHPNRVRQLSRLGSKYEPHSFRRFDEDKRYAMLALYIYDLSQTLVDRAIEINDRLINEFLSKGRKKQEEIQKQNGKALNEKVVHYVNLVKALVKARTEGLDPYKTIESYVMPWNKLLTSGEEADKLARPIDYDYLDLLDNRYNYLRKYTPKLLEFIEFGSSNSSLKSLIEAINTINKMNQNNKKSVPDDAPFSFIPNRWNKNVFEKDGSINRHYYEMAALTELRNRIRSGDVSVVGSRNYKDFDDYLIPKSEWEATKLTESKLAVNLSVDEYMKERVESLIRRLDWVSKNVGKLSGVRLENGNIHVDKLEKDVPDEANELSRELYGLLPRIKLPELLIEVSNWTGFDRHFIHASTRNPPKNEEKP
- a CDS encoding retropepsin-like aspartic protease; the protein is MNLKLKYGLPFTTVVLTHKGKSLSFDNFLIDTGSASTIIAAEIAVELGLGPEPLDVIRKIRGVGGTEYVYEKHISKIQLGTKKLTQFKIQIGDMDYGFEIDGILGMDYLMKSKVVIDLENMILV
- a CDS encoding HD domain-containing protein, whose translation is MNRVFQIQCTMLKKIAEFEGDTAQRDLPLDWERIHLVSCAKIGQILAIKRGVDLEMAAIACSIHDYGRIITGKQNNHAAAGYEPLKEFLAKCGFFTPHEIEILAVAAKNHSSKKEVGSPLEEIVKDADVLDCYQYNMPIEREEQKKRLENILQEIKL
- a CDS encoding transposase yields the protein MATLMAMGTNIGLVKMADSTPGITYRQMANAAQWRMYDDALKKVQAVLVNYQHKLLLASYWGDGTTSSSDGMRVQVGVSSMHAEHNPHYGSGKGTTMYRFVSDQFSSYYDKVINTNDRDAIHIVDGLLGHETELSIEQHSTDTAGYTDLVFGLTHLLGFRFAPRIRDLSDLKLYALTKLCDYPKLEDVLQGRISIKKIKENYDDVLRLAHSIQKGKVTASLIMSKLGSYARQNALATALREMGRIEKTIFILDYISSEDMRRKIHRILNKGELMNSLARAVFFAKRGEMRERDLQDQLQRTSALSIIMNSVSVWNTTYLEKAIEYLKSKKQFDDSLLRHISPLGWEHINFIGDYYFNAKNVPEQNTLRPLNVNPN
- a CDS encoding tyrosine-type recombinase/integrase — protein: MSGIEEFKSYLLNQDKSINTIKSYVSHVEDYSRWFQESFGISFTKLYRENILDFKSYLLNIKNLNAKSINAKLAALMKLNEFILSKNIQEDIVVFKTDYIKVQTEYASPAIITRQDVESFRQTILENESKRDYAIVTLLAYSGMRISEAVNLKLSDVNLTAREIVVRYGKGKKQRLVIINDKVVNAIKTYLSERTKLRNRDSEYLFVSRESCRISRTRINHIFNGYSDKITPHMLRHFFCSYALEKGWSVHEVAGQAGHANIHTTLIYTNPSMEEMKRKSNLL
- a CDS encoding site-2 protease family protein, with translation MDNYKNDENTNELTTNEQTAPHWEEESMPETEKKKSILSKLGIVGILLAALKFGKLATLGKFLLAALKASKFAGTIISMALTIVIYAQVYGWFFAIGFVASIFVHEMGHYITSKKIGMNVTAPMFIPFIGAFIGMKEAPRSVKEEALSALGGPLAGAFATLICLTFYYLTKTPYWVGLAYVSAFLNLFNLLPFGPLDGGRITKALSPMIWVIGLVLTIVLIIKLKSFILVLVLIVGIVEVVSMIRNKSETAKYLEVDPGFRLKIGLSYMGLLVILAIFMMYSFDISQEFIKSH